A stretch of the Neptunomonas phycophila genome encodes the following:
- the gatB gene encoding Asp-tRNA(Asn)/Glu-tRNA(Gln) amidotransferase subunit GatB, producing MEWEAVIGLEIHAQLATKTKIFSGSSTAFGAEPNTQANAVDLALPGTLPVFNKEALRMAVMFGTAIEADIGKTSVFDRKNYFYPDLPKGYQTSQLFHPIVGKGYVDIELSDGSTKRIGVTRAHLEEDAGKSLHEDFVGMTGIDLNRAGTPLLEIVSEPDMRSAEEAVAYVKKIHSLVTSLGICDGNMAEGSFRCDCNVSVRYKGEEEFGNRTETKNINSFRFIEKAIKGEIIRQIDILEDGGHITQETRLYDADKDQTRSMRSKEEANDYRYFPCPDLLPIVIDDEYIQAVKDSLPELPAARRTRFMETYQLSEYDAGVISSDKALADFFEQTATLASDAKLAANWVMGEFSKLLNQNDLSVTQAPVTAEQLGGLLQRIKDNTISGNIAKKVFEAMWTEGGTADEIIEAKGLKQVTDSGAIEGLVDQVIAANQPQVDQYIAAEPDKRGKMLGFFMGQVMKISGGKANPGQVQGVLKQKLDSLC from the coding sequence ATGGAATGGGAAGCAGTAATCGGGCTAGAGATTCACGCTCAGCTCGCAACGAAAACGAAGATTTTTTCAGGCTCCAGCACTGCGTTTGGCGCTGAGCCTAACACACAAGCAAATGCCGTTGATTTAGCGCTACCAGGGACCTTGCCAGTCTTTAACAAGGAAGCTTTGCGGATGGCAGTAATGTTTGGTACTGCCATTGAGGCTGATATTGGTAAAACGTCTGTTTTTGATCGCAAAAACTACTTTTACCCTGATTTACCCAAGGGCTATCAGACAAGCCAACTTTTCCACCCTATCGTAGGTAAAGGCTATGTCGACATAGAGTTATCAGATGGCAGCACCAAACGCATTGGGGTAACGCGCGCTCATCTTGAAGAAGACGCAGGTAAATCACTGCACGAAGACTTTGTTGGTATGACAGGCATCGACCTCAACCGTGCTGGCACTCCGCTGCTTGAGATCGTGTCCGAGCCCGACATGCGCTCTGCCGAAGAAGCCGTGGCGTATGTTAAAAAGATACACTCTTTAGTCACCAGCTTAGGTATCTGCGACGGCAACATGGCTGAAGGTTCCTTTCGCTGCGATTGTAACGTTTCGGTACGTTACAAAGGTGAAGAGGAATTTGGCAACCGTACTGAGACCAAAAATATCAACTCCTTCCGTTTTATTGAGAAAGCGATCAAAGGAGAGATTATTCGTCAAATTGACATCCTAGAAGATGGCGGCCATATCACACAGGAAACGCGCTTGTATGATGCCGATAAAGATCAAACCCGCTCTATGCGTAGCAAAGAAGAAGCCAACGACTACCGCTACTTCCCTTGCCCAGATTTGCTGCCTATTGTTATCGATGACGAATACATCCAAGCCGTAAAAGACTCGCTACCGGAGCTCCCAGCGGCACGTCGCACGCGTTTTATGGAGACATATCAGCTGTCTGAATATGATGCAGGAGTCATCAGCTCCGATAAAGCCCTTGCCGACTTTTTCGAACAAACAGCTACGCTGGCTAGTGACGCTAAGCTGGCCGCAAATTGGGTGATGGGCGAGTTCTCTAAACTACTCAACCAAAACGATCTATCGGTCACTCAAGCGCCGGTCACTGCTGAACAATTAGGCGGGTTATTACAACGCATTAAAGACAACACCATCTCAGGTAATATAGCCAAGAAGGTGTTTGAAGCAATGTGGACTGAAGGCGGTACAGCCGATGAGATCATCGAAGCTAAAGGCCTTAAGCAAGTCACTGACTCAGGTGCAATTGAAGGCCTAGTGGATCAAGTTATTGCGGCTAACCAACCGCAAGTGGATCAATATATTGCCGCAGAACCCGACAAGCGGGGCAAAATGCTAGGCTTCTTTATGGGTCAAGTCATGAAGATATCTGGGGGCAAGGCTAACCCCGGTCAGGTACAGGGTGTTCTAAAACAAAAGTTAGACTCTCTTTGCTAG
- a CDS encoding DUF6691 family protein, with amino-acid sequence MKNHPFVALLAGILFGLGLIISGMANPTKIYGFLDITGQWDPSLVVVLITAVSCSFIGVRIALRRTRSDPSFECQLPSQQNITLSLILGSIIFGMGWGLTGICPGPALVGLGLSYWPALIIVPAMLAGLWVGGGIKRTA; translated from the coding sequence ATGAAAAATCATCCCTTTGTTGCTCTCTTGGCAGGTATTCTTTTTGGCTTAGGTCTAATTATTTCAGGCATGGCTAACCCTACTAAAATTTATGGATTTTTAGACATCACAGGTCAGTGGGACCCCTCATTAGTGGTCGTTCTGATTACGGCCGTGTCCTGTAGCTTTATCGGTGTTCGGATAGCGCTGCGGCGGACCCGAAGTGATCCTAGTTTTGAGTGCCAACTACCAAGCCAACAGAACATCACATTGAGTCTAATACTAGGGAGTATCATTTTTGGAATGGGTTGGGGGTTAACAGGCATTTGCCCAGGACCAGCACTGGTCGGATTAGGACTCAGCTATTGGCCAGCACTTATTATTGTGCCAGCCATGCTGGCTGGTTTATGGGTAGGTGGCGGGATAAAAAGAACGGCTTAA
- a CDS encoding rod shape-determining protein, with protein sequence MFKKIRGLFSSDLSIDLGTANTLIFVRDKDIVLNEPSVVAIRQTGNQKTVAAVGTDAKRMLGRTPGNITAIRPMKDGVIADFHVTEKMLQYFISKVHDNSFLSPSPRVLVCVPCKSTQVERRAIKESALGAGAREVYLIEEPMAAAIGAGLPVEEASGSMVVDIGGGTTEIAVISLNGIVYAESVRIGGDRFDESIVTYVRRNYGSLIGEATAERIKQEIGTAYPSNDVLEIDVRGRNLAEGIPRSFTLNSNEILEALQEPLSSIVQAVKSALEQCPPELASDIAERGIVLTGGGSMLRNIDRLISEETGLPVILAEDPLTCVARGGGRALELLDKHAFELLTFE encoded by the coding sequence ATGTTTAAGAAAATTCGAGGTCTGTTTTCTAGCGACCTTTCTATCGATCTGGGCACCGCCAATACGCTGATTTTTGTTCGCGATAAAGATATTGTTCTTAATGAGCCATCAGTGGTTGCGATCCGTCAGACGGGCAACCAAAAAACTGTCGCCGCTGTAGGTACCGATGCAAAACGTATGCTCGGTCGTACTCCTGGCAATATTACAGCGATCCGTCCAATGAAAGATGGCGTTATCGCTGATTTTCATGTGACCGAAAAAATGCTCCAGTACTTTATCAGTAAAGTACATGACAACAGCTTCCTATCACCTAGCCCTCGTGTGTTGGTGTGTGTACCTTGTAAATCAACGCAAGTTGAGCGTCGAGCCATCAAAGAGTCGGCTTTGGGAGCGGGAGCTCGTGAAGTTTATTTAATTGAAGAGCCTATGGCTGCTGCAATCGGTGCTGGTTTGCCGGTAGAAGAAGCAAGCGGTTCTATGGTTGTTGATATCGGCGGTGGTACTACTGAAATCGCTGTGATCTCTCTAAACGGTATTGTTTATGCCGAGTCGGTACGGATCGGCGGCGACCGCTTTGACGAGTCTATTGTTACCTACGTGCGTCGTAACTACGGTAGCTTAATCGGTGAAGCCACTGCTGAGCGCATCAAACAAGAGATAGGTACAGCCTACCCAAGTAACGATGTGTTAGAGATAGATGTTCGCGGTCGTAACTTAGCTGAGGGTATTCCGCGCAGCTTTACCCTTAACAGTAATGAAATTTTAGAAGCGCTACAAGAGCCGCTTTCTTCCATTGTACAGGCAGTGAAAAGTGCGCTTGAACAGTGCCCACCTGAGTTGGCGTCAGATATCGCAGAGCGCGGTATTGTGTTAACGGGCGGGGGTTCTATGCTACGTAATATCGATCGTTTAATTAGCGAAGAAACAGGCTTGCCTGTTATTTTGGCTGAAGACCCGCTGACGTGTGTTGCACGTGGGGGCGGTCGTGCATTGGAACTTCTGGATAAGCACGCGTTCGAACTGCTAACCTTCGAATAA
- the rng gene encoding ribonuclease G — MGEEILINFTPMETRVAIIENGMPQEIYVERSARRGIVGNIYKGKVVRVLPGMQAAFVEIGLERAAFIHVEDVLPQNISPEEKSSTTIAQALREGQSLIVQVTKDPIGTKGARLTTHLSIPSRYLVYMSENTHIGVSQRIEDVEERDRLRALLQSCLDDDEGPQAGYILRTVAEGASDAELIADVKFLRRLWKAIERKIQTATVPSIVYEDLPLNMRALRDMAHSGIERIRIDSRETFQKAQEFTEALVPEIFDRLEYYPGERPIFDLYNVEDEMQKALGRKVELKSGGYLIFDQTEAMTTVDVNTGAFVGHRNLEETIFKTNLEAATAIGRQLRLRNLGGIIIIDFIDMELEEHRRQVHRTLERMLERDHAKCKVTGVSELGLVEMTRKRTRESLEHILCEVCNQCQARGSIKTPETICYEIFREILRQHRAYDTETYMVLASERVVEYLTDDASDHVAELEAFINKTIRFQVEPMYNPEQYDVVLR; from the coding sequence ATTGGTGAAGAAATTTTAATTAACTTCACGCCCATGGAAACACGGGTCGCCATTATAGAAAATGGTATGCCACAAGAGATTTATGTAGAGCGTAGTGCGCGCCGTGGTATTGTCGGGAATATTTATAAAGGTAAGGTTGTTCGTGTATTACCTGGTATGCAGGCTGCCTTTGTAGAGATTGGCTTAGAACGCGCTGCTTTTATTCATGTAGAAGATGTTTTACCGCAAAATATTTCCCCTGAAGAAAAGTCTTCAACTACTATTGCTCAAGCACTACGCGAGGGGCAATCCTTAATTGTTCAAGTCACTAAAGACCCTATTGGCACAAAAGGCGCTCGCTTAACCACACACTTGTCTATTCCATCGCGTTATTTAGTGTATATGTCAGAGAACACTCATATTGGTGTTTCGCAGCGTATTGAGGATGTTGAAGAGCGAGATCGATTGCGGGCACTTTTACAATCATGCCTCGATGACGATGAAGGTCCCCAAGCCGGTTACATTTTGCGAACGGTTGCAGAAGGCGCCTCTGATGCTGAGTTGATCGCTGATGTAAAATTTTTGCGGCGTTTATGGAAGGCAATAGAACGAAAAATTCAAACGGCAACTGTTCCTTCTATCGTATATGAAGATCTCCCGCTTAATATGCGTGCGCTTCGTGACATGGCGCACTCGGGTATTGAGCGTATCCGAATAGACTCACGTGAGACTTTTCAAAAAGCACAAGAGTTTACCGAAGCGCTAGTGCCTGAAATTTTTGATCGCTTAGAGTATTACCCCGGTGAACGTCCCATTTTCGATTTATACAATGTTGAAGATGAGATGCAAAAAGCCTTGGGCCGTAAAGTAGAGCTAAAGTCAGGCGGCTATCTTATTTTTGATCAGACGGAGGCGATGACCACAGTTGATGTCAATACTGGAGCCTTTGTGGGGCATCGCAATCTTGAAGAGACAATTTTCAAAACTAATTTGGAAGCCGCTACTGCAATTGGTCGACAGCTTCGTCTGCGAAATTTAGGCGGCATTATCATCATCGACTTTATTGATATGGAGCTTGAAGAGCACCGACGTCAAGTACATCGCACTTTAGAGAGAATGTTAGAGCGGGACCATGCTAAGTGTAAGGTTACGGGTGTTTCGGAGCTTGGCTTAGTTGAGATGACGCGTAAACGAACACGTGAAAGCCTTGAGCATATTTTGTGTGAAGTATGTAATCAATGCCAAGCGAGAGGGTCTATCAAAACACCTGAAACGATTTGTTACGAAATTTTCCGTGAAATTCTTCGTCAACATCGTGCCTACGATACTGAAACTTATATGGTTTTAGCATCTGAGCGGGTGGTCGAGTACTTAACCGATGATGCGTCTGATCACGTGGCTGAACTCGAAGCTTTTATTAATAAAACAATCCGCTTTCAGGTAGAGCCAATGTATAACCCTGAACAGTATGACGTTGTTTTGCGTTAA
- the gatC gene encoding Asp-tRNA(Asn)/Glu-tRNA(Gln) amidotransferase subunit GatC: protein MALDKSDVEKIAHLARVNINEADIPEYAQNLTNILDLVDQMQSINTVDIEPLNHPLDAIQRLRADEITETNQRDHLQSVAPSVEKGLFLVPKVIE, encoded by the coding sequence ATGGCTTTAGACAAATCTGACGTAGAAAAAATCGCCCATTTGGCGCGCGTCAACATCAACGAAGCGGATATCCCAGAATATGCGCAAAATTTGACGAATATCCTCGACTTAGTGGATCAAATGCAATCCATCAACACAGTCGATATAGAGCCCTTAAATCATCCTCTAGACGCCATACAGCGCTTACGTGCGGATGAAATAACAGAAACAAACCAACGTGATCATCTACAAAGCGTTGCCCCATCCGTAGAGAAGGGTTTGTTTCTGGTTCCTAAGGTTATCGAATAA
- a CDS encoding YeeE/YedE family protein: MTVDWINFMPIQALIGGLLIGSSAGLLLVINGQIAGISGITSRLLEKVIPHKSSSNVAEAPVSLFSNWRILFLLGLLSAPLLYSLTFQLMGSPPTSSLPTNPASENVNLVYFGLLAGGSFLTGLGARLANGCTSGHGVCGLARLSKRSFVAVGCFVSSAIATFYVAHYLLHWI, from the coding sequence ATGACGGTAGATTGGATTAACTTCATGCCTATTCAAGCATTGATAGGCGGATTATTAATTGGCTCTTCTGCTGGACTTTTACTTGTTATAAACGGCCAGATAGCCGGCATTAGCGGAATTACTTCTCGCTTGCTCGAAAAAGTTATTCCGCACAAATCATCCAGCAACGTAGCAGAAGCTCCCGTGTCGCTGTTTTCAAATTGGCGCATACTTTTTTTATTAGGCTTACTAAGTGCTCCGCTTTTGTACTCATTAACCTTTCAGCTAATGGGTAGCCCTCCAACCTCCTCACTACCTACTAATCCTGCGTCAGAGAACGTGAACCTTGTATATTTTGGCTTACTGGCTGGCGGTAGTTTTTTAACTGGATTAGGAGCAAGGTTAGCTAATGGTTGTACCAGCGGACACGGTGTCTGCGGGCTGGCGCGCTTATCAAAGCGATCATTTGTCGCGGTTGGCTGTTTCGTCAGCTCGGCAATAGCTACCTTTTATGTTGCTCATTACTTACTGCACTGGATTTAA
- a CDS encoding sensor domain-containing diguanylate cyclase, protein MRRQQHSFVSLKSTLITPYVTLILMLTLVIGLISYWAGSRMVATLSERLSLEMVERIGQAVDRHMFGSSAVLEAAFPKGMTAPKDITPIIDQMRTRFWTATTLHTDPNDYVYYGNTLGQSYGLKRLENNKAEVRIKLDPRKPREYFSFSGINGQQSYVKTEDAVFDPRIRPWFTSGQQREQQNHTWTAVYVDFATSDLVVTRARKVLSDSGQLSGVVATDVSLIKLNQFIADLKVSENGLAFLVESSGELLASSNTINVRQLPSGMMQRVTVSDAGEPMIKLAYDHIVPLLKKESSKNTGSLTLSTENETLDLAYKHIIDTAGLDWTAIIIVPRSDILAGVTKQVFMVGLLGVIAVLIAIGLGFRILNRVASDVSSLSRAVMDADHSEDTLPATLSRKDEIGVLARSFMDMRKGLFTDQLTNVANRAALERHLTNLTAPAKQGETKVPFTLLFIDLDNFKPLNDLFGHDNGDLALIEVAQRFKTLLGPDDLLARYGGDEFVAVLREQNHRTHIDKIKQRFNDVLLAPLNTLHDIPPGENVYVTASIGDSKFPAHGQDVESLLRRADKVMYQYKKVNKSRF, encoded by the coding sequence ATGCGGCGCCAGCAACACTCATTTGTTTCTCTTAAAAGCACCCTTATCACTCCTTATGTAACATTAATCCTAATGCTGACCCTAGTCATTGGCTTAATTTCGTACTGGGCTGGATCTCGAATGGTAGCGACGCTCTCTGAACGCTTATCGTTAGAGATGGTAGAGCGTATAGGCCAGGCGGTTGACCGCCATATGTTTGGCTCCAGTGCCGTATTAGAAGCCGCCTTCCCCAAAGGCATGACGGCACCAAAAGACATTACGCCTATTATTGACCAAATGCGTACGCGCTTTTGGACGGCTACCACCCTACACACAGACCCAAATGATTATGTATATTACGGTAATACTTTGGGCCAATCGTACGGCCTAAAGCGGCTCGAAAATAACAAAGCCGAAGTCCGTATCAAACTAGACCCACGTAAACCACGGGAGTACTTCTCTTTTAGTGGTATTAACGGCCAACAAAGCTACGTAAAAACTGAAGATGCCGTATTTGATCCTCGTATCCGGCCTTGGTTTACCTCCGGCCAGCAACGCGAACAACAAAACCACACCTGGACTGCCGTGTATGTAGACTTCGCAACCAGTGACCTTGTCGTGACGCGTGCGCGTAAAGTACTCTCGGATTCTGGCCAATTAAGCGGTGTTGTAGCTACGGATGTTTCATTAATAAAATTAAATCAGTTTATTGCCGACTTAAAAGTCAGTGAAAATGGTCTCGCGTTTTTAGTAGAAAGCAGTGGCGAGCTACTTGCCTCCTCTAACACTATCAATGTGCGACAGTTACCCAGCGGCATGATGCAACGCGTTACCGTATCGGATGCGGGTGAACCCATGATTAAACTGGCATACGATCATATCGTTCCACTCTTAAAAAAAGAGAGCAGTAAGAACACCGGAAGCCTCACCTTATCCACGGAAAATGAAACGCTGGATCTAGCCTATAAGCACATTATTGACACAGCAGGATTAGACTGGACGGCCATTATTATCGTCCCCCGCAGTGATATTTTAGCGGGGGTAACCAAGCAAGTCTTTATGGTCGGGCTGCTGGGTGTCATTGCTGTATTAATTGCTATAGGCCTTGGCTTTAGAATCTTAAACCGAGTGGCAAGTGATGTATCTTCCCTTTCACGAGCGGTAATGGATGCAGACCACTCCGAGGATACCCTACCTGCCACACTAAGCCGAAAAGACGAGATAGGTGTTTTAGCTCGTTCTTTCATGGATATGCGCAAAGGCTTATTTACCGATCAATTAACAAACGTAGCCAATCGTGCCGCCCTTGAAAGACACTTAACCAATCTGACGGCGCCCGCTAAGCAAGGGGAAACCAAAGTTCCGTTTACGTTACTCTTTATAGATTTAGATAACTTTAAGCCCTTAAACGATCTATTTGGCCACGACAATGGCGACCTCGCACTGATTGAAGTGGCACAACGCTTTAAAACCCTGCTTGGGCCTGACGATTTATTAGCACGTTACGGCGGTGATGAGTTTGTTGCAGTCCTTAGAGAGCAAAATCACCGCACCCATATTGATAAAATAAAACAACGTTTCAATGATGTTTTACTAGCTCCGCTAAATACCTTGCACGATATACCACCAGGAGAAAACGTGTATGTCACGGCCTCCATTGGTGACTCAAAATTCCCCGCACATGGGCAAGATGTAGAGTCTTTACTGCGCCGTGCCGACAAAGTGATGTACCAATACAAAAAAGTAAATAAAAGCCGCTTTTAA
- the mreC gene encoding rod shape-determining protein MreC, with amino-acid sequence MKPIFKGGIPRLFFLILVVVSIVFMITDNSDSKAREAKSYLSLLLTPIQWLVDLPSRMADDVSDVLVSRRSLAKENEQLRSDVISLDQQVQQMASLTAENIRLRELLNGRERIPNEVKLAELIGVNPDPFQHQIILGKGSEDDVFIGQPVLDAGGVLGQVVEVSHYTCRVMLITDARHALPVEIIRNGFRSIALGKGTMGELELEHVPDTADVREGDLLVTSGLGKRFPYGYPVAQIVSVVRDPGQPFAIVKAVPSARLDKSRHLLLVEPAPIVPEEPTESEMLETPEDVQSQETPANG; translated from the coding sequence ATGAAACCTATATTTAAAGGCGGTATTCCCCGCCTTTTTTTCCTTATTTTGGTAGTTGTCTCTATTGTTTTTATGATCACGGATAATAGTGATTCAAAAGCACGTGAGGCTAAATCTTACCTTTCCTTGTTACTGACGCCCATTCAGTGGTTGGTCGATCTCCCTTCTCGTATGGCTGATGATGTATCGGATGTGCTTGTTAGTCGCCGTTCATTAGCTAAAGAAAATGAGCAGCTTCGCTCGGATGTGATCAGTTTAGACCAACAAGTTCAACAAATGGCGTCTTTGACGGCTGAGAATATTCGCTTGCGAGAGCTGTTAAATGGCCGTGAGCGGATTCCTAATGAAGTTAAACTGGCCGAACTCATTGGTGTAAATCCGGACCCTTTTCAGCATCAAATTATTTTGGGTAAGGGCTCGGAAGACGATGTATTCATAGGTCAGCCTGTGCTTGATGCCGGTGGTGTACTTGGGCAAGTGGTTGAAGTATCACATTATACTTGCCGAGTTATGCTTATCACCGATGCGCGTCATGCGCTGCCGGTGGAGATTATCCGTAACGGTTTTCGTTCGATAGCATTGGGTAAAGGGACAATGGGAGAGCTGGAACTAGAACACGTACCCGATACTGCCGATGTGCGTGAGGGAGACCTGCTAGTGACTTCAGGTTTAGGCAAACGCTTTCCTTATGGTTATCCCGTTGCTCAAATTGTGAGTGTGGTTCGCGATCCAGGACAGCCCTTTGCTATCGTGAAAGCGGTGCCATCGGCTCGATTAGATAAAAGCCGGCACTTATTATTAGTCGAGCCTGCTCCTATTGTGCCTGAAGAGCCTACCGAATCAGAAATGCTCGAAACCCCAGAAGATGTGCAGTCTCAGGAGACGCCAGCAAATGGCTGA
- the gatA gene encoding Asp-tRNA(Asn)/Glu-tRNA(Gln) amidotransferase subunit GatA, with amino-acid sequence MLDKTLAELSTSLEQGDFSSVELTQAYLDLIKAKDSTYNSYITVTDELALQQAQAADERRQQGKATALTGVPIAHKDIFCTLGVKTSAGSKMLDNFISPYDATVVSNFNNAGAVTLGKTNMDEFAMGSSNENSYYGACRNPWDTNRVPGGSSGGSAAAVAAGLAPAATGTDTGGSIRQPAAFCNLTGLKPTYGRVSRFGMIAYASSLDQGGPMARTAHDCALMLNVMAGIDGNDSTSADYPVADYTATLDQPLSGLKIGLPKEFFSEQLNPEIATLVQSAIKEYEALGATVKEVSLPNTALSVPAYYIIAPSEASSNLSRFDGVRYGHRCSDPKDLEDMYKRTRGEGFGSEVKRRILVGTYALSEGFYDAYYKKAQQIRRLIQQDFVRVLSDVDVIMGPTTPTTAFNIGEKTTDPVEMYMEDIFTLSLNLAGLPGMSIPCGFSNGLPVGLQIIGNYFAEEKLLNVAHKYQQATDWHTRKPEAR; translated from the coding sequence ATGCTAGATAAAACACTGGCCGAATTGTCCACAAGTCTTGAACAGGGCGATTTCAGCAGCGTAGAACTGACTCAAGCCTACCTTGATTTAATCAAGGCTAAGGATTCAACGTACAACAGCTATATCACAGTGACCGACGAACTTGCCCTGCAGCAAGCCCAAGCCGCTGATGAGCGTCGACAGCAAGGCAAAGCAACCGCGCTGACGGGCGTACCCATTGCCCATAAAGATATTTTTTGCACCCTTGGCGTAAAAACGTCGGCTGGCTCTAAAATGCTGGACAACTTTATTTCGCCTTACGATGCCACCGTTGTATCAAACTTCAACAATGCCGGCGCCGTCACATTGGGTAAAACCAATATGGATGAGTTTGCGATGGGCTCATCCAATGAAAACAGCTATTACGGCGCGTGCCGTAACCCTTGGGATACCAATCGAGTACCTGGTGGATCGTCAGGTGGTTCAGCGGCGGCTGTTGCCGCAGGTTTAGCGCCAGCGGCAACCGGAACCGACACAGGTGGTTCCATTAGACAGCCAGCTGCTTTTTGCAACCTAACGGGCCTCAAACCGACTTATGGCCGGGTATCACGCTTTGGCATGATTGCATACGCTTCTTCGTTAGACCAAGGCGGCCCAATGGCCCGCACAGCGCATGATTGTGCATTAATGTTGAACGTAATGGCCGGTATTGATGGAAACGACTCTACCAGCGCTGACTATCCAGTAGCCGATTACACCGCCACCTTAGACCAGCCCCTCAGTGGCCTAAAGATAGGCTTACCGAAAGAGTTCTTTTCTGAACAGCTCAACCCAGAGATTGCAACACTTGTACAATCGGCAATCAAAGAATATGAAGCACTTGGCGCGACTGTTAAAGAAGTCAGCTTACCGAACACTGCTTTATCAGTGCCTGCGTACTATATTATTGCTCCTTCTGAGGCTTCATCTAACCTATCGCGGTTCGACGGTGTTCGTTACGGACACCGCTGCAGCGACCCTAAAGATCTCGAGGACATGTACAAACGCACACGCGGCGAGGGCTTTGGCTCAGAGGTAAAGCGCCGTATTCTTGTCGGCACTTATGCGCTCTCCGAAGGTTTTTACGACGCCTACTACAAGAAGGCTCAGCAAATTCGACGCTTAATTCAACAGGACTTCGTTCGCGTTTTATCAGATGTGGATGTCATCATGGGTCCAACCACACCCACTACCGCCTTTAACATTGGCGAAAAAACGACAGATCCAGTAGAGATGTACATGGAAGATATCTTTACACTGTCACTCAACTTAGCTGGACTGCCTGGCATGTCCATTCCGTGCGGCTTCAGTAATGGCTTACCCGTTGGTTTACAAATCATCGGTAATTATTTTGCTGAAGAAAAACTCCTGAACGTGGCGCATAAATATCAACAAGCCACCGACTGGCACACCCGCAAGCCCGAAGCACGCTAA
- the mreD gene encoding rod shape-determining protein MreD — MADRHSGGVLIVVGTLIIGFILSQMPLPAMLVWWRPEWVAMLVIYWVMALPHRFGIGSAWMAGIVLDVLKGSLLGMNALSLTIVALITLILHKRLRMYRLWQQAMMVLVLVGINQLIFHWIQSMAGTTGDSLIFLLPALVSALLWPWVFVVLRGIRRTFHIR; from the coding sequence ATGGCTGATCGTCACTCAGGTGGTGTACTCATCGTCGTAGGGACATTAATTATTGGCTTTATCCTAAGCCAAATGCCGTTACCTGCTATGCTCGTTTGGTGGCGTCCAGAGTGGGTAGCTATGTTGGTTATCTACTGGGTGATGGCCCTGCCTCACCGTTTCGGGATAGGTTCGGCGTGGATGGCCGGTATAGTGTTAGATGTGCTCAAAGGTAGCTTATTAGGGATGAATGCGCTGTCCTTGACGATAGTTGCACTTATTACGTTAATTTTGCATAAACGATTGCGTATGTATCGTCTGTGGCAGCAAGCGATGATGGTGTTAGTGCTTGTTGGTATTAACCAATTGATTTTTCACTGGATTCAATCCATGGCGGGTACAACAGGCGACAGCCTTATCTTCTTATTGCCAGCCTTAGTAAGTGCGCTACTGTGGCCTTGGGTATTTGTTGTGCTGCGCGGTATTCGTCGTACATTTCATATTCGCTAG
- a CDS encoding Maf family protein: protein MMTTLILASASPRRKELLEQIGVHFSSLAVDIDESVRSGELPAVYVERLACEKAQAGFDRSDNSDALVLGSDTSVVIDDRILGKPSSEDEAVAMLMSLSGKEHQVMTAIAVVGSGIKASQVVTTQVKFNVLDEKTCRQYWATGEPADKAGAYGIQGLGAVFVKSLSGSYTGVVGLPLTETAALLQKHGITIWHR, encoded by the coding sequence ATGATGACAACACTCATTTTGGCTTCGGCCTCTCCTCGTCGCAAAGAGTTGTTAGAACAGATTGGCGTGCATTTTAGTTCGTTAGCGGTTGATATTGATGAATCGGTGCGTTCGGGAGAGTTGCCTGCCGTTTATGTCGAGCGTTTGGCGTGTGAAAAGGCCCAGGCAGGTTTTGATAGATCCGATAACTCTGATGCCTTGGTGTTAGGCTCTGATACCAGCGTTGTCATTGATGACCGTATCCTAGGGAAGCCTTCTTCTGAAGATGAAGCGGTGGCTATGTTGATGTCACTTTCTGGAAAAGAACATCAGGTAATGACGGCTATTGCTGTGGTCGGTTCTGGTATAAAGGCCAGTCAAGTGGTCACAACGCAAGTTAAGTTTAACGTGCTAGATGAAAAAACATGTCGACAATATTGGGCGACTGGGGAGCCAGCCGATAAAGCTGGGGCTTATGGTATTCAGGGGCTGGGTGCTGTTTTTGTAAAGTCCTTATCGGGAAGTTATACAGGAGTTGTCGGCTTGCCGCTTACTGAAACCGCCGCTCTTTTACAAAAACATGGTATAACTATTTGGCACCGCTAA